Genomic DNA from Hordeum vulgare subsp. vulgare chromosome 2H, MorexV3_pseudomolecules_assembly, whole genome shotgun sequence:
TTTAAAATAAGGGCTGCAAGGAAATACCAATCTGAATGGGGAAAAGTGCTGATGGGATGTACAAAAAATAAAAGCAACACCTGTCCACTACTACTAACGACCTTGACAAAATCATAGAGATCCAGATCTTTTCAAAGCATGAGATTGAATTGAAAAAATCAATCTGATGATGAGATTGCATGTATTTTTTGAGAAAGAGGAAATAAAATATTGCCAAAGATCCAAAGCCAACTTGAAGGGCATTTTCCTCTCTAAGTGTCTTTGTGTTGATGACAACGCAATTAGCAGACTAACTATGTGTCTCAGCTACACATGCATATTCAAATGGCACAAGACCGTAGGCGCCCATTTGAAAGGAAAAGATTGAAAACGACATTTCTAACATTTTTATTTCTTTAGCCATAGGAAATCCATACTATTAAGAGAGGGCTACTTCGAAAGGTACAGGTGAATCAAAACACGCACACGAAACTCATATTGCATTCACATAGCCTTCTCATTTGATTTCGAGGAGAGGAACTCATTTTTACCATGTGCTGGAAATGAACACCTGGTTGTATCATTGGGCCAAACAGTAGTACCGCTTCCTTGTAGAGAAGTACTACCGTTGGGCACCTAGCCGACAGTACCCCCCacttgggcggtagtaccgctccaagtactGGAGCAACTATTGTGCATGGGCACTTTATCTTAGGGGACCATGGGGGTACAAGGGTGGTATCCCACCAGACGTACCGACTACTTCGTTTTGTGCCGGTACCACCAGCCACCCTATCGATAGTACCGCACTCGTGGTTTGGTTGCAATATGGGGCAGCGATATTACTTTTCCATGGCCCAACGGTTCAAAATGAGAGGGGCTATTTAAGGAGGAGGTTCTTCCTCCTCCCACATACCTTTTGCCTACCTCTCTTCTTCATCAACGGCCTAGGTCTTTTCTTATCTCCTTCTCTAGGCAACCAAACTTGTTAATTTGTTAGGGATTGAGGGAGTAGACCTAGATCTGCACCAAAGTAAATCACATTGGATGCACTTATGGCGGGCGGGCAAAACCGGATACGGGGTCCATTTCGCCGCCCCAAACGGATGAAATCCGGATCAAACGGATGTTCGTTTGGGATCGTGCATTGGAATTGGCCTTACATACCCTACCTAAAAAAGAACTTCTAGTTTGTGTTACAGAATAAATTTCCCCTCATTAAGGTGTTTATTTCCTACCGCTAGAGTGCCTGGCGGTAGGGTTCTACTACCTACCGCCGTGGGCTCTAGTGGTGGGGCTGCCTAGCCTACCACAAATTATGTGTGTGCTTCAAATACATAACCTCTTggaatttttctttcttttttttgagGGGAGGGGGGATGATGGTGTTAAACCCTAACGACAAGGCCTGTGGCAGGTACCATTATAACAACCTACCGCCCAGTCAGGGGTGAAGCTACAGCTGAGCCAAACTAGGCCATGACCCGCCCAACCTAACATGAATTCAGTAAAGATTAGTACTAAATTTGGGTCCTTAAAGCAAAATTTCAATGGTATTTCCTAACCAGGACTGTTTTGGCCCGTCCACAGAAGTGGCTGAAGCACGGCAGGTGCCCCCAATGCGTGTGGACCTAGCATCCAATGACCATGAGCTTGTGCCGTAAAACCTATCGTAAAAGGATTCGGCGTCGTTCTATGCTACCCATCGACCCCAGTAATAGGAAAATGGTTCCAAAGTAGTGACAGGTCTTACTTAACTTTTGCAAAAAGGTTAAAATTGAAAATTTGCCGCCCCGTGCTTTTTGGATTCTTCCTGTTTATTTACTGCTTTATCCGTCTCAGTCTCACACATGCAGATGCTCGTCCAGtacccttttttttcttcttctttgctcCCCAGCACCAGCAGAGGCACGAAAGGAACATCTGGTCACGTCGTCATTTTACAGCGAGGACCAGATCTGCGGCAGGCAGGCAGGAACCACTATTTTTGTTTTCCTGACAAGCATGTCGAAGGAGATGAGATCTCATCTCGACGTGTGCGTTTCGCCCATGCCTGCCCGGCTCTGACACGTTTCCATGTTTTCCCTCCGCTGCCACCGCGAAAATTCATCCACTAACTAACCGAGAGGAgagtatacatacatacataatacagttGAGAAGTCCAAGCTGATTATCATGGGACCATTCCCATGAAGTTTTGGGCCATCGCATGGATGGCATCGGAACAAAAAATTCATCATCTTCCTCACATCACATGAGAGCTGAGCCACCCCGGGCAATCAATTGCCGCATCACCATACATGCACGTCCGCATGTGCACCTCATCATCATCgcaaaagaaaagaataaaatcCATCCACCAATCGATAGCTACACCACGTACGAGACGCCACCCCCCAAAAAAAGAATCATGCACGTGAGGGTGAAGCGAGAGAGAAAGAAGTACTCcagggagctagctagctagtcgTGGTCCTGAGCGCGCACTCCTCCGGCACGGTCGGGAACCTCTTGCGGTCGCCGCAGTAGTCGTATATGACGAGGTTCCTGGCCACCCAGCCCGAGTCCCGGCGCTGGCCGTCGTCGAGCGCCCACGCCGGCGGCTGGTCCCACCAGCTGTCCCCGGTGGCGGCCGCGCAGGCCGGCGGGGCCGGGCCGGACGGCCAGGCGCAGGCGTCGGCGGTGAAGTCGCTGTAGGAGGAGACGAAGGGCCCCTTGGTCCAGTCCGTCTTCTCCAGGCCCCCGCGCGTCGCCCAGTCGTCGGCGTTCCAGATGCTGGAGAAGACGTACATGGGCTTCATGATCGGGAAGAACTTGTTGGGCTTGGCAGAGTTCCGGTACTCCCTGATCGCCACCTTGTCCACGAAAAACCTGCAAACAGCAGTAGAGTACATAAAATATCGACATCAATTTTTCGATGCGACGATGTCTCTCGCAGTGAAGGCAATGGCAACTTGGCAGCTGGCCAGCTGCAAATGCAAGTCGGATCTCGATCCCAGTACACTATATAATATACTACAGCAAGCGAGCACGGACGGGACGAAAGCATGTGCGCCCACGCCACTGTTGCCGCAGTTTGGAGAGCGGAAAGTTTCTCTTTCAGCAGTATACGTAGTACATGCTGTGCATCCGAGGCCGCGCGAGAAGAgaggaaagaaaagaagaagattgGGCGGCATGTGGTACAGTCTACAATGTACACACAGTGCACGGCGACACGCATTGTTTGGTCCCAAACAGGGTGCTGCACGTATCAAGAGCACGGCGACACGGCCTAGTTTTGCTACTAGCACGTACCAAGTCCAAGGGTCGGGTCCAGTgggtatctatctatctatcggaCTCGGAGTGACCCAAATGCAGGGGTGAGTGGGTGGATCCATTCAATTCAACTGCCCCCGCAGCTACTAAATCCGGCCGGCAACCCCACCCTCCCATCCCAGATTACACTCTCCGTTAACGCTAGATCAATCGGAAGCTTAATTGATTGCAAGTTGCAGCAAAGGAATCCATGGGTTGCTTACACGATCTGCTTGGGGTTCCAGAGGATGGAGTAGCTGTGGAAGTCGGCGGTGGGGTCGAACCACAGCGAGTGCCGCATCTCCCGCCCGCCCACGCCGCTGCGGTACACGTTCGTCTGGATGATGTACGGCTCGCCGGTGCGGTTGCCCAGGAACTCGAAGTCCAGCTCGTCGCGCTCCGGCGCAGCGTCAAGGTCCGAGCACATCTGATGATGATCAAACGCACTCCATTAACATGTTACTAGTTTGGTTTCCTCCCTTCCCTTCCATCGAGTTGGTTTAATCGGCCGGGCGCTGCTGCCGCCTGCCGGGCTGGGAAAAGGATACCGGATAGTAAGTACAGTAGTACGTACGTAGTAGGCGGTGACGACGCCGGCGGAGTCGTTTCCGACGAGCTTGAGCTTCATGCTGAACCACCCGAACAGGTACTTCTGCTTCGTCTGGAACCCGACGCCTGGAAGAAGCAAGCAAAGAGAAGCTCAGACAAGAGACGACGATCCTTTTACCTCTCCTATATGCATGCGTGCGTGCGCCAATCAATATACCCGTCTTGTTGTCGAGGGAGAGGTACCACGTCTGGCCGTCGGGGGAGGTCTTGACGTGGTCCTTGGCGCCGGTGATCTCGAAGTTGTCCCCGAACGACGGGCTCGCCGCCGCATCAGCGCCCTGGAGCTGGAAGCAGCAGCAAGAAGCCGCAATGGCGGCGCACGCCAGGAGAGCGCCGACGCACGGACGCCTCCAAGGTCCCATCGCTCCCCACCCCCAAGAGGAAACGAATACTGTACCGCCGACGACGAATGTGGGACGGGAAACGGCAAAGCCACACAGGGGCAGGCAGAGGGGAGGACTGTGGAGGagcgtgctaatgctttggtccggggcAAAGCACAAGGCACAGGACACAGCTTTCTTATAGGCTAGACCGAGACCAGAGGGTGCTTTCATAGTTTAAGCTGCCGTTCTAAAGCAAGTCCGGCACAAGCTGCATTTGTTGTTTGCTTTTTTGCCCGTCCTTGgtactgtttggatactctaattcGGTTAAAAATTAAAATTAGATTTTAGCCCTGAAGTAAAAAAAGTGTTTGGATGATATGGTTAGATTATCAATAAATACACTTTTTTCAATCATTTAACTTCTTTAATCAGGATTTGGTGTGGTCAATAAATGCATTTTTTTTCAATCATTTGATTCCTTTAACCAGGATTTGGTGTGACGAAGGTTGAAGAAAAAATAACTTTTTTTAAGCCCCACCTAATTCCAACTCAAATAATTACTATTTGGATCGGTTATTTTTTTAGGATTaaatgcatctaaccaactctaatctTATCGTTTGTATGTTTTTTAATCGGTCCAATCTAACGAATTCTAATTCTAAGCCAGGAACCAAAAGTACCTTGGTTGAAATCGCACCGTTGCGTTGCGGCCGCCTCTGatgattatttatttattttttactttACTTGTTTATCTGTCATCACTGGCTTTCTGCGTTTCAAACAGGATACGAGGACTACATTACTACTGCTGCCGCAGGGCAGTGGTAGTAGTATAATACTACCACTGCAGGGCACTGGTTGCCACAGACGAGACGAGCTTCAGATCTAGCAGGATCCAGCTGCACTCGTGGCCGTCACATGAACGTATCATCTTCATCTGGCCACCGGATTAATTGCGGCTACGCGAGGTCTTGAGCTGCGCTCTGCGGCTCTGCCTCCGTCGTGCCGAGTCATGGAACGGTGGAAGATTTGCGGTGGTAAAACGGAGGAAGACTTTGCCAACGGTGCGGTGATCAAACGATCGACAGGAAGTCTTAACACGCTGTGGATGAGGTTCATCGACCAATCTTTCAGGCCTGACACAAGCATGTGTGTCTCATGTTCATGTAACAGTGAGGTCTACAACTTTGGAGTGCATCTCGTCAGTTTGTGGTGATGGGAATCTTATCAAGGTTTTACGGGCGGCGTCAGgggataaaaaagaaaaagaaccgGGATCCCGGGGATGTGGTGAGACGGGGCCAAATCGAGCGGAAAGAGGGGGCCGGCAGCGCAACTGTAACCCGGGGTTTCAGGCACGGGACAAGCCGGTGTAGTACGTTGCACAAATACTAGTGTTGAATGTTTCACTGAACCATCATCGTACAGGACCTACGCTATCTTTTTTTCTcaagaaaatgaaaagaggctAGCTAGGACTGCGCCGGCTTTTAGTGCTAGGCTCGGTCTCCACCCGTTCTTTCATCTCAGGAGATGTTTTTTTGGCCTTCTCGGATTGCCCGGCAGAATTTTTGCATTAGGAAGGAGAAATTTTTCAGCCGTCCCTTCACCCAGGCCTGTATCAGCGGGATTTTTGCACTGGAGGGGAGAATTTTTGCACGCGTGTGTGTATCATCGGGAGCAGGCTGTGGTTTGACGACATTCGTATTGATCATATGTCTTAGCAGAGAGATTTAATTATTTGCCACTTTCGATACGGGGCTTCGCTAAATTGCCATTGTTAAGATTGATTTTGTAAAAATGCCACCCAGCTTATGCACACTTTGATTACCATGCCATTTCCCTTTTTTCcattgtttttattatttttttccattttctagcATTTGGAAGGACTAAACTACCCCTGCCCTTTCAACCTTATCCTTATGCGTGTGTGGATAGAAAATAAGTTGTGGCTTACTCTAAAGCTTGCTGGTCGCTGAAGCTTGCTCGCCGCTGCGCACCAGCTCACTGCTCACGCACGCCTCCGCGAACAACAAAGGCTCGCCGCCGCGCATCCCCCCGCGCTGTGGCGCAACTCGCTCTCGTCTTCCCCTCGCCTCCACGATCTACTGTACCTCGCCACCGGTCTGCGTCCATGGCTGCACGTGGCGCGGCTTGCCCTCGCCTTCCTGATTCTTTAATAATTTTTGTCATATGTTGTGTGAATACATCTTTCTTGTAGGCCCTTGCTGCAGGATACATCCTTCCAAACCCATGGAACCTCTTCACAAAATTCTTCATAAGATGGTAAAAGGATTCCCTTTGTTCAGCATCGGGAAACGCATTCTTCACCGCATTCTTCAATCCTTTGCAAGCATCTGTGCATACTGCAAGAAGTGGAGGATCTCCTATTGCGTTCTTAAGTTGATTCATAAACCAACTTCAATTGTCTTTCGTCTCAGATGCTATGAACCCGAAAGCAAGTGGATACATCCAATTGTGGCCATCAACTGCTGTAGCCGAGGCTAAATGGCCATTCCACCTTCCATTCAATGAAGTAGAATCTATACTCAGATGTGGCCTACATCCTTCCAAAAAACCATCAATGCATGGTTTAAGTGCACAAAAAACCGATGAAAGTACACATTACCATCTATTTCAAGTACTTCAATCTCCACTACACTTCCAGGTGATCTCTTGAGTACCCCAGCCTTCCATCTGTATAACATCTCAAAACTCTCTTCCCATTTACCATAAACCTCAGCGAGAGCCTTTTCTCTCCCCCTCCAAACCGTGTCATATGAAATTGTGACGGAGTGTTGTTCATGCAACTTTTTCTGTAATTCTTTAGTACACATATTGGGTGAATCCCTAAGGATACTCACAGCCTTGCTAGCTACCCAGTTCTGAGATGGCGTGATGGTCTTCACCCTCCTACTTGAAATACAATCATGATGATCAACTAAAACTGTGACATGCGCATATAGAATTTTAAAAGGAATGGAAATTATATTAGTAAAATAGGACACATACATACAAACATACATATTCTAAATAATAAATCGAGGTTACATAATTAGCCTGATTTCACCTTTATAGTACATTTATCATCTTGTAGGCTGCCAACAATTCTCCAAGGGCAATCTTCACTTGACTTGCAGAACCCTCtaaatctcttcttatctgacttCTCCGTGCCTAGATCAAACTCCCCATTGATGGCAAATTGCCTTACTGCTAACCTGAATTCCTTTATTGATGGGTACATAGTGCCTAGGTCCATTGTTGGGTGGTCCTTGTCATATGTAATgactacttcatttggtatggcatCGCTAGCAGGAATGTCAGCATCTTCATTATTTCTCCCGTGCTCAACCATTCTACGATGCTTTGGTTAAGTCTTACTTTTTTTCTCTTCCTCATCCTTTAAGCCCAAAATCTCACACAGTTGATCCTCACTCAGTAGTTCAATTCTACCTTCATCATCGTGTGTCTCTACTATTTGTAAGTTATCCCAGTGAACTTGTATGATATGTGGTGTTGGTTGTATAGTTGAAGAGGCCTTAACCAATAAATATGGATTATTAGTACTGTTGCGGAGTGCGACCTCCGAATCATGCATATTCCAAAAAAGTAGGAAAATATAAACACAAGACTGAGTTAGTGACCATATTTTTACAATGCATATATCTATCGCAATATAAATTATCATATGCAATACAAAAAAATTGTGTGATCATCCTGTAGTTCCTCACCATGATTTAGTACTTCCATTCTCAATAATCTGGTATATAATCCCTGAATTTTTTTATGTCAATGTGTATCATCAGGGAACATGCCAGGGATGAATACTGAGGAAAAGGTAAAACATAGTACCGTCCAACAAGATTGGGTTCCATGTCGCCACTGCGGTACAGGGCGACGGACATGCGGTGGCAAGGAGATCGGCAGCACGCGGCGACAAGGAGATTGGTGGCACGCGGTGGCAAGGAGATCGGCAGCATGCATCGGCAAGGAGATCGGCGACACACTGCAGCAGGGAAGTTGCTGGCAGCCTCACCACGTCCAGCGTTGAGATCTCTCCAGCATTTGATGGCAGCCTCACCGCGTCCAACGTTGAGATCTCTCCAGCGTGTGTTGATTTGATTTCTAAATACGTAGATAGCATCAAGGGCAGTTTGGTCCTTTCAGgtgacagaaaaagaaaaagaaaagtcctggaaaaaaaaagaaatggCATGGTAATCAAAGTGCACATGAATTGGATGACATTTTTACAAAGTCAATCTTGACAACGGAAATTTAGCGAAGCTACATGTTGAAAGTGGCAAATAGCCAATTTTCTCGTCTTAGCATATATAGAGTACATGGATAGAAATATATGCTAAGGCATACGATCAATGCAAATATTGTGAAACCACAACAACGACCAGACCTAGCATGTACACTGCTCAGACTATGCCTACCCACACGTAGCCTGTACACTAGTCAGATTATGATCAAACTATGCCGACATCATACACATGTCATACACGAGTCGGACTATGCCCAGACAAGCTTAGTGTGCGCACTAGTAAGCGCGGATGCGGCGAGCACAGCGACACGATGACGAGCAGGCAGGGATGCGACGAGCACAATGGCACGACGGCGAGCACAACGACACGACGGCGAGCACAACGACACGATGGCGAGCAGGCGCGGATGCTGTGAGCAAGGGAGCGTTGGCTGGGTTTGGGAGGGAGCGGAGGCTGACTGTGGGCCAAACGTAATGCAAaaccttctccctcctcccccaaATGCCCTCTGGTAGGCTGGGTTTGGCCTGGGAGCGCTGGATTTAGTATTGGCTAAATCCTACGCAAAACAACGTTCCGGGGGCGTGGTTGGAACTTTTTTCTACCGTCGGTGCTAAAAAAGGTGTTTGGGGGCATCTTGGGGGGGGAGTGGAGATGATCTAAACAACGTTGATGCACCTCACGTGAGTGCATCCAACTTTTCTCGTGTATTAGAGTATCTAAGTCCGAACCTCACTAATCTCGTGGATATGCTCAACCTGGCTCTTCAGGGTGAAAACATTTAACCTTTGATGGTTGGATCTGACGACGGCGATGTAAAGCGTCGCTTCCATCATGAAGGCGTTGCTGTCGAAGAACCACATTGGCCATATGGCGTTATGAGATGGTTCGCGTGGATACAGTTGCCGACGTATTTTATTGATCACATATTTGTTTCATTTGATGTTTTTTCTCATTTAGGCATAGTTTTGGTCTTATATGACTTTGCTATTTGCCAACAAGTTTTTATGTGTGTGTATTGATGTTGACTGTGTGCATCATAGCTATGCAGAGGTCAAGTGTGTCCTCACTCTTTTTGTATCTACTTGATACTTCATTTGAGTCAATAAAATCCACCCTTTATCCAAAAAAATATCCATTCCATGAAGAGTGACCGGTCACCCTTTAAATATGCGCTTCCATAatcaaatgcatcattcaaaaatTCTCAAATTCATAAAATCACATGCAACATTTGAAAGTTAACCTAGTTTAAATCTTCGTTAGCGTTAGTGGACCGAATCCTTATAGATCTCCTTCATGTACATGTCCACTAGCCATGAAACCCAAGAAGTAAAGGTTCAGTCGTGAGTGATGAAGAATAGGACATGAGACATGAACTGTCCCACATGGCACAAGAGGCGTCACCGTCTTTAATGCCCTACTCTTTATCGTTAGAGCCCGCGGCTTAAACATTGTCGGTCGAAGTGAGGTCCATGATAGATATGGATAGGACGACCTTGTGGTCAGAGCCGACACCGCCTTGGCCTCGCGTGCCCTTTGCATCCTACGGCGGGCATGCCTCGTGTCCGCAGCGGACGGATGTGCAATATGACATCGTTAACCTTCGACTCAAAGCCCGACACCGCTGGACGAGGTGCCACCAAAGGGGTTGTGCCAACACCCCGTGTAGCGACGCCACGCGGTGGTCACCGTGTTCGGTGAGGCAGCACAGTCAGACTCACTCCTCCTTGCCCCCCACATGGAACGAGGTCATAG
This window encodes:
- the LOC123429918 gene encoding probable xyloglucan endotransglucosylase/hydrolase protein 8 gives rise to the protein MKAPSGLGLAYKKAVSCALCFAPDQSISTLLHSPPLCLPLCGFAVSRPTFVVGGTVFVSSWGWGAMGPWRRPCVGALLACAAIAASCCCFQLQGADAAASPSFGDNFEITGAKDHVKTSPDGQTWYLSLDNKTGVGFQTKQKYLFGWFSMKLKLVGNDSAGVVTAYYMCSDLDAAPERDELDFEFLGNRTGEPYIIQTNVYRSGVGGREMRHSLWFDPTADFHSYSILWNPKQIVFFVDKVAIREYRNSAKPNKFFPIMKPMYVFSSIWNADDWATRGGLEKTDWTKGPFVSSYSDFTADACAWPSGPAPPACAAATGDSWWDQPPAWALDDGQRRDSGWVARNLVIYDYCGDRKRFPTVPEECALRTTTS